A section of the Rossellomorea marisflavi genome encodes:
- a CDS encoding shikimate kinase has translation MESIVLIGFMGVGKTTIGHILSEKVGLHVVDMDEYIVEQEGMPVREIFERFGEGHFRDLETGVLSKLLKEACIITTGGGIVERKENRKLLGESGCVIYLSAPFESLWERLEGDHDRPLAQNPRHEVESLFSRRLPLYEEARTHEVNTGGKDEEAVTREILSLLDRN, from the coding sequence ATGGAATCAATTGTGCTTATCGGATTTATGGGAGTAGGAAAAACGACAATCGGGCATATACTCTCCGAAAAGGTCGGCCTTCATGTTGTGGACATGGATGAATACATCGTAGAGCAGGAGGGGATGCCTGTCCGCGAGATTTTTGAGCGTTTCGGCGAAGGGCATTTCCGTGATCTCGAAACGGGTGTCCTGTCAAAGCTGCTGAAAGAAGCGTGCATCATCACGACGGGAGGAGGGATCGTTGAGAGGAAGGAGAACCGCAAACTGCTTGGAGAAAGCGGGTGTGTGATCTATCTGTCCGCTCCGTTCGAAAGCCTGTGGGAGCGGCTTGAAGGAGATCACGACAGACCCCTTGCACAGAATCCCCGTCATGAAGTAGAGAGTCTGTTCAGTCGTCGCCTTCCCCTTTATGAGGAAGCGAGGACCCATGAGGTGAACACCGGCGGAAAAGATGAAGAGGCGGTCACACGCGAGATCCTCTCCCTCCTCGACAGGAATTAA
- the comGF gene encoding competence type IV pilus minor pilin ComGF, with protein MTSRKYAALWNERGFTLLEALFSFFIVCLISFSIPLVIKGFSLVREEMLPPPYYQWTLFNESVRQETWKSRGMTVTNSGFSFILNGEKVTYEKYQDSIRRRVNDKGHEVVLQKLSGLSFNAIDGGVRIEGVFLDGKKLEGEFFYYGE; from the coding sequence GTGACGTCAAGAAAGTATGCAGCTCTGTGGAATGAGCGTGGATTCACCCTGCTTGAAGCCTTGTTTTCCTTCTTTATCGTATGTCTGATTTCGTTTTCCATCCCGTTGGTGATCAAGGGCTTCTCCCTCGTCCGGGAGGAGATGCTCCCGCCTCCGTATTACCAATGGACATTATTCAACGAGAGTGTAAGGCAAGAGACGTGGAAATCCCGAGGGATGACTGTAACAAATTCAGGGTTTTCGTTCATTCTGAATGGAGAGAAGGTCACGTATGAAAAATATCAGGATTCCATCAGGAGACGGGTGAATGATAAAGGCCATGAAGTGGTCCTTCAGAAGCTTTCCGGACTCAGTTTCAATGCGATAGACGGCGGTGTCAGGATAGAAGGAGTATTCCTTGATGGGAAGAAGCTTGAAGGAGAGTTCTTTTATTATGGGGAATGA
- the comGD gene encoding competence type IV pilus minor pilin ComGD, whose amino-acid sequence MREEKGYTLVEVLLVLFMTGVLLTWVVFSVSPTKASTDEEVFVSQLQSDLAYVQSYAFRYQIPVRLTFYPENGSYIAKNVLNETLFNRKLQEGFEIKSSTLYDITFYPNGNTNRFGSVNFARGGTKYQLTFQIGQGRYYVQKK is encoded by the coding sequence ATGCGGGAGGAAAAGGGGTACACCCTTGTGGAGGTGCTCCTCGTCCTATTCATGACGGGCGTCCTGCTGACATGGGTTGTGTTTTCCGTGAGTCCGACGAAGGCTTCAACGGATGAAGAGGTCTTCGTCTCCCAGCTTCAATCCGACCTCGCCTACGTTCAAAGCTATGCGTTCCGCTACCAGATTCCCGTCCGTCTTACCTTTTATCCCGAGAATGGGTCCTATATCGCGAAAAATGTCCTGAATGAAACGTTATTCAATCGAAAACTCCAGGAAGGTTTCGAAATCAAATCCAGCACGTTGTACGATATCACGTTCTATCCGAACGGAAATACCAATCGATTCGGCAGCGTCAATTTTGCGCGTGGCGGGACCAAGTATCAATTGACCTTTCAAATCGGACAGGGGCGTTATTATGTTCAGAAGAAATGA
- the comGC gene encoding competence type IV pilus major pilin ComGC — MKHLLKDERGFTLIEMMIVLLVISVLLFIAIPNVTKQSGSINAKGCEAFVNMVEGQVEAYKMDGNTGQVTIQNLVTEGYLKDEYKACPDGRAITISQNGDVEVSDS; from the coding sequence GTGAAACACCTATTAAAAGATGAAAGAGGGTTCACCCTCATTGAGATGATGATCGTACTCCTGGTCATCTCGGTGCTGTTGTTCATCGCAATCCCGAATGTGACGAAACAGAGCGGTTCCATCAATGCGAAAGGCTGTGAGGCCTTTGTGAATATGGTGGAAGGACAGGTAGAAGCGTATAAAATGGACGGAAATACGGGGCAAGTCACGATCCAGAATCTTGTGACAGAAGGGTACTTGAAGGATGAGTACAAGGCATGTCCCGATGGGAGGGCCATCACGATCAGTCAGAATGGTGATGTAGAGGTAAGCGATTCGTAG
- the comGB gene encoding competence type IV pilus assembly protein ComGB, whose amino-acid sequence MFRNLSIGNGYMKKRDEQGKFLKRMGSLLEKGYTFSEAVDFLFIPDHPAATVLKTRILHALQEGVQVSKVITKELSLPTHVSAQIYFAEFHGQMGATLMGAGDYLLQKQKNQERLKRVIQYPLMLIIIAGMMMVLLRNVLFPKFETLYSSMGYEPSTGVQLLLSFVKAVPLLLAGILAVLLSAGVILFFFRHRISPVTISIHTSKIPFFSRFFKLAHTHFFARELGFLLSNGVSITESLRIIEQQTFRPTLQYVSGELIQGLKSGMSLHECAGAIPFFQSEVAYIIHHGQSNGRLPEELQLYGDMCFVELEERSGALLKYIQPVIFSFVGLFIMAIYFSIMMPLFQMMQGV is encoded by the coding sequence ATGTTCCGGAATCTGAGTATCGGAAATGGATACATGAAGAAAAGGGATGAGCAGGGAAAGTTCCTGAAGCGTATGGGTTCCCTCCTCGAGAAGGGATATACGTTCAGTGAGGCCGTGGACTTCCTTTTCATACCCGATCATCCTGCTGCCACGGTCTTGAAGACCCGGATCCTCCATGCCCTGCAGGAAGGCGTGCAGGTTTCCAAGGTCATCACGAAAGAACTCTCACTCCCCACCCATGTGAGCGCCCAGATCTATTTTGCTGAGTTCCACGGGCAGATGGGAGCAACCCTTATGGGTGCAGGGGATTACCTCCTGCAGAAGCAGAAAAATCAAGAGAGGCTCAAGCGGGTCATCCAGTATCCCTTGATGCTCATTATCATCGCTGGAATGATGATGGTCCTCCTCCGGAATGTGCTTTTCCCGAAATTTGAAACCCTCTATAGCTCCATGGGCTATGAACCTTCCACTGGCGTGCAGCTTTTACTCTCGTTCGTAAAAGCCGTCCCCCTCCTGCTCGCGGGAATCCTTGCTGTCCTTCTATCAGCGGGGGTCATTCTTTTCTTTTTCCGTCACCGGATCTCCCCCGTCACCATTTCCATCCACACGAGTAAGATCCCTTTCTTTTCCCGCTTCTTCAAACTTGCCCACACCCACTTCTTTGCAAGGGAACTCGGATTTCTACTGAGCAATGGTGTGTCCATCACCGAATCCCTCAGGATTATTGAACAACAAACCTTCCGACCGACCCTTCAATATGTATCCGGCGAGCTCATACAGGGCTTGAAGTCGGGTATGTCCCTCCATGAGTGTGCAGGTGCCATCCCTTTTTTTCAGTCGGAGGTCGCCTATATCATCCACCACGGTCAATCGAACGGACGGCTGCCGGAAGAATTGCAGCTCTACGGGGATATGTGTTTTGTGGAACTCGAAGAGAGGAGCGGTGCCCTCCTTAAATATATCCAGCCAGTCATCTTCAGTTTTGTCGGCTTATTCATCATGGCCATTTACTTTTCAATCATGATGCCCCTGTTCCAAATGATGCAGGGAGTATGA
- the comGA gene encoding competence type IV pilus ATPase ComGA, which yields MISEAFRSHATDVHLVPRKNDYLIQFRKLGTLVPFKTIDEDQAERLIAHLKFMSSMDIAEKRKPQSGSYTHFISRIPLALRVSTLPTTHLKESLVIRILPERYQIPIEHMSLYPSSAKKLVALLMHSHGLILFTGPTGSGKTTTLYSLVHHCAVSLNRNVITLEDPVEKAHEEMVQIQVNEKAGITYSTGLKAILRHDPDIIMVGEIRDKETAEIAVRAALTGHLVLSSVHTRDAKGAIYRLMELGIKWHDIEQTILAVSAQRLLRLKCPVCGNDCFGECLAEGKRTNRATVFEILTGKELKNVLMEAKGDKVDHRYLTLKQLIRKGVALGYVPESEYRKWIHEEKG from the coding sequence ATGATTTCGGAAGCATTTCGCAGTCATGCAACAGATGTCCATCTCGTCCCCCGTAAGAACGATTACCTCATTCAGTTCAGAAAGCTCGGAACACTCGTCCCCTTCAAGACAATCGACGAAGACCAGGCCGAGCGCCTCATCGCCCATCTGAAGTTCATGTCCTCCATGGATATCGCAGAGAAGCGAAAGCCCCAAAGCGGCTCCTACACTCATTTCATCTCACGGATCCCACTGGCACTGCGGGTATCCACCCTTCCGACCACCCATCTCAAAGAAAGCCTCGTCATCCGGATCCTGCCCGAACGCTATCAAATCCCCATCGAGCATATGTCCCTCTATCCGTCATCAGCTAAAAAACTCGTCGCCCTGCTCATGCACTCCCACGGTCTTATTCTATTTACCGGACCGACAGGCAGCGGTAAGACGACCACCCTTTACTCCCTTGTCCACCATTGTGCCGTTTCCCTCAACCGCAACGTCATCACCTTAGAAGATCCTGTTGAGAAGGCCCACGAAGAAATGGTCCAAATCCAGGTGAATGAAAAGGCAGGCATCACGTATTCGACCGGTCTTAAAGCGATTCTCCGCCATGATCCGGATATCATCATGGTCGGGGAGATCCGGGATAAAGAAACCGCTGAGATTGCCGTCAGGGCAGCCCTCACTGGACATCTCGTCCTCTCATCTGTCCATACGCGGGATGCGAAGGGTGCCATCTACCGGCTCATGGAGCTCGGGATCAAATGGCATGACATTGAACAGACCATTTTGGCGGTTTCTGCTCAAAGGCTGCTTCGATTGAAATGTCCGGTATGCGGAAATGATTGCTTCGGGGAATGCCTCGCTGAAGGGAAGAGGACCAACCGGGCTACGGTTTTCGAGATCCTGACGGGCAAAGAGCTGAAGAATGTGCTGATGGAAGCAAAGGGTGATAAGGTCGACCATCGATACCTGACGCTGAAACAGCTCATCCGGAAGGGGGTGGCCCTCGGATATGTTCCGGAATCTGAGTATCGGAAATGGATACATGAAGAAAAGGGATGA
- a CDS encoding branched-chain amino acid ABC transporter permease, with the protein MKSMTNRIPLYGGMAGLVALMLFPFVNDSRSMLIMFTQIFIFAIFAMSFDILLGYTGIVSFGHCMFFGLGAYSVALMFNNHEATLGNFIIGLLIGIALSAAVSYVIGLLSLRLKSHFYAMLTLAVSQLFLVLAEKWRGLTMGGDGFTFSVPDVFKDRMSFYYVTLIVMASIFILLKLFTSSSTGKVLKAISQNEYRTEALGFKTLHYKLMASVTSGMVAALSGALYAVSLRFINVSVFSIEVTLDALLMTMIGGLGTLIGPIIGAGIIEFLRHYLSELASVYPIFERWTIFLGFLYIVVLLGFPKGLAGVVKSLKGKKRKERKNDEVKKAA; encoded by the coding sequence ATGAAAAGCATGACGAATCGCATCCCTCTTTACGGGGGGATGGCAGGCTTGGTGGCCTTGATGCTGTTTCCCTTTGTCAATGATTCGAGGAGCATGCTCATCATGTTCACGCAGATCTTCATTTTCGCCATCTTCGCCATGAGTTTCGACATCCTTCTTGGCTATACAGGGATCGTTTCCTTCGGTCACTGCATGTTCTTCGGCCTGGGTGCCTACAGCGTGGCCCTCATGTTCAATAATCATGAGGCCACACTGGGGAACTTCATCATCGGACTACTGATCGGCATCGCCCTTTCAGCCGCGGTGAGCTATGTGATCGGTCTCCTGTCCCTTCGTCTAAAGAGCCATTTCTACGCCATGCTCACCCTGGCCGTTTCTCAGCTGTTCTTGGTTCTTGCCGAGAAGTGGAGGGGGCTGACCATGGGAGGGGACGGCTTTACATTCTCTGTGCCAGATGTGTTCAAAGATCGCATGAGCTTCTATTATGTAACCTTGATCGTCATGGCGTCCATCTTCATTCTGTTGAAGTTATTCACCTCCTCATCGACGGGGAAGGTCCTGAAGGCCATTTCCCAGAATGAGTACAGGACGGAAGCGCTTGGGTTCAAGACGCTTCATTACAAGCTTATGGCGAGTGTCACGTCCGGCATGGTGGCCGCATTGAGCGGGGCCCTGTATGCGGTTTCGCTACGGTTCATCAATGTGAGCGTCTTCTCCATCGAAGTGACACTCGATGCCCTGCTCATGACCATGATCGGCGGTCTCGGGACGCTGATTGGTCCCATCATCGGGGCCGGCATCATCGAGTTCCTGCGCCACTATCTCTCGGAGCTGGCATCGGTCTACCCGATCTTCGAGCGCTGGACGATCTTCCTCGGCTTCCTCTATATCGTCGTCCTCTTGGGCTTCCCGAAAGGATTGGCAGGTGTGGTGAAGTCCCTGAAGGGGAAAAAGAGGAAAGAGAGAAAGAACGACGAAGTGAAGAAAGCAGCCTGA
- a CDS encoding branched-chain amino acid ABC transporter permease: MDVIINLLVNGISTGLLIFLLAAGLTLIFGLMDVLNFAHGGLFVWGAFMGAWVFNGTGNFFLSVAAAILIGMVLGLVLERFLIRPVYGNHVRQLLITLGGMLVLTESIKILWGPNPIRVNLPEWLQGSFQFDGGVILIKYRLFVIVVGVIMYAALWLLLSKTRIGLMIRAGVIDKEMVQAMGINVKAIFTFVFLLGSAMAAMGGALLAPYSGVVFAEMGMQYAILAFIVVIIGGMGSLQGSALASLIVGVLGAFMAYYIPDLSLALNMLLLAFVLLVKPTGLMGEKGGAV; this comes from the coding sequence ATGGACGTAATCATTAATCTATTGGTGAACGGCATCTCGACGGGACTGCTGATTTTCCTCCTCGCAGCGGGTCTGACGCTGATCTTCGGCTTGATGGACGTTTTGAATTTTGCCCATGGGGGGCTCTTCGTATGGGGAGCATTCATGGGGGCTTGGGTTTTCAATGGAACAGGGAATTTTTTCTTGTCGGTAGCGGCGGCGATTTTGATCGGAATGGTTCTCGGCCTCGTATTGGAACGATTTTTGATCAGGCCGGTCTATGGAAACCATGTCAGGCAGCTCCTCATCACCCTTGGAGGGATGCTTGTCCTGACAGAGAGCATCAAGATCTTATGGGGACCGAATCCCATAAGAGTGAATCTTCCGGAGTGGCTGCAGGGAAGTTTTCAATTTGACGGGGGAGTGATCCTCATCAAATACAGGTTGTTTGTAATCGTAGTGGGAGTCATCATGTACGCCGCACTTTGGCTTTTATTAAGTAAAACGCGGATCGGCCTCATGATCCGGGCCGGGGTCATCGATAAGGAAATGGTGCAGGCCATGGGGATCAACGTCAAAGCCATCTTTACATTTGTGTTCCTTCTCGGATCTGCCATGGCGGCAATGGGCGGTGCCCTCCTAGCCCCGTATTCAGGTGTCGTATTTGCCGAGATGGGGATGCAGTATGCCATCCTTGCATTCATCGTCGTGATCATCGGAGGGATGGGAAGCCTCCAGGGGTCTGCCCTCGCCTCCTTGATCGTCGGGGTCCTGGGCGCGTTTATGGCCTATTACATTCCAGACCTTTCCCTTGCCCTTAACATGCTGCTCCTTGCCTTCGTCTTACTGGTGAAGCCCACCGGACTCATGGGGGAGAAGGGGGGAGCCGTATGA
- a CDS encoding ABC transporter ATP-binding protein, with product MNLLKVDDLQTYLGQYHILQGVSLGVKEGSITVLFGRNGAGKTTTLRSIMGFNPKSTGSIRYKDESLRGAPTHQISKKGIGYVPENQGIFGSLTVEETLSLAKVKGDQGAEEKAEWMLDLFPDLKTYWHKKSGLLSGGQKQMLAISRAYINGDGLLLIDEPSKGLSPIMVEKLMESILKMKERTTILLVEQNFMMASRIGDYFYIMDDGKIVHDGRMNELVEDREMCRKYLGIA from the coding sequence ATGAATCTATTAAAAGTGGATGATCTTCAAACCTATCTCGGTCAGTACCATATCCTGCAGGGTGTGTCCCTTGGAGTCAAGGAAGGGAGCATCACGGTCCTGTTCGGACGGAACGGGGCAGGGAAAACAACCACGCTCCGCTCGATCATGGGATTCAATCCGAAGAGCACGGGGTCGATCCGCTATAAAGACGAATCCTTGAGAGGCGCCCCGACCCATCAGATTTCGAAGAAAGGGATCGGTTATGTTCCTGAGAATCAGGGGATATTCGGCAGCTTGACGGTGGAAGAAACCTTGAGTCTTGCAAAAGTGAAAGGGGACCAAGGGGCTGAGGAAAAGGCAGAATGGATGCTGGACCTGTTCCCGGACCTGAAGACATACTGGCACAAGAAGAGCGGTCTACTATCAGGAGGGCAGAAGCAGATGCTCGCCATCTCCAGGGCATACATCAATGGGGACGGTCTCCTCCTGATCGATGAACCGAGTAAGGGGCTTTCCCCGATCATGGTGGAAAAGCTGATGGAATCGATCCTGAAGATGAAAGAAAGAACGACGATTCTCCTTGTGGAACAGAACTTCATGATGGCAAGCAGGATCGGGGATTATTTTTATATCATGGATGACGGGAAGATCGTCCATGACGGCCGGATGAACGAACTAGTGGAAGACCGTGAGATGTGCCGGAAGTATCTTGGGATAGCATAG
- a CDS encoding ABC transporter ATP-binding protein has product MDTILRTARLSVSFGEHDVIKEVDLEIERGKLVSIIGPNGAGKTTLFNLISGQISPTRGEIFFKDGNVTGLSIPMRARAGIGRSFQLTNIFPELTVLENIRLSVQSAGKDYYSIFPKPGLKRRQEEEARELMETCMLKEKGDALAIDLAHGEKRKLELAMLLALKTELLLLDEPTAGISIEDIPAILEVINRIKAGGHHTIVLIEHKMDMVMHLSDRLVVLFNGELLASGDPRTIIKDERVQTAYLGGMHNESIKSG; this is encoded by the coding sequence ATGGACACGATATTACGCACGGCCCGTCTATCCGTTTCATTCGGGGAACATGATGTGATCAAAGAAGTAGACTTGGAGATTGAAAGGGGGAAGCTTGTATCGATCATCGGCCCAAATGGTGCCGGCAAGACGACCCTGTTCAATCTGATCAGCGGGCAGATCAGCCCGACGAGAGGGGAGATTTTCTTCAAAGACGGGAATGTCACGGGATTATCGATCCCCATGAGAGCGCGTGCCGGCATTGGCAGGTCCTTTCAGCTCACTAACATCTTCCCTGAATTGACCGTACTTGAAAATATCCGCCTCAGTGTTCAATCGGCAGGGAAGGATTACTATTCCATCTTCCCGAAACCAGGGTTGAAAAGACGGCAGGAAGAGGAAGCAAGAGAGCTGATGGAGACTTGCATGCTGAAGGAAAAGGGTGATGCCCTTGCCATCGACCTGGCACATGGTGAGAAACGGAAGCTTGAGCTTGCCATGCTTCTGGCCCTCAAAACGGAGCTGCTTCTCCTTGATGAGCCGACTGCCGGGATCTCCATCGAAGACATCCCGGCAATCCTCGAAGTCATCAACAGGATCAAGGCAGGAGGTCACCATACCATCGTCCTCATCGAACACAAGATGGACATGGTGATGCACCTGTCTGATCGGCTGGTCGTCCTTTTCAACGGAGAGCTGCTCGCAAGCGGGGACCCACGGACGATCATCAAGGATGAGCGTGTACAGACGGCATATCTTGGAGGGATGCATAATGAATCTATTAAAAGTGGATGA
- a CDS encoding substrate-binding domain-containing protein, with product MKKSKWVKASFLAACSVMLMAGCSGKSSGSSDDTIKVGVLASQTGALETYGKQTIQGFELGLEYATDGTNQVDGKKIEFIVEDTETKPDVAVKKATKLLEEDEVDFLVGSSSSGDTLAVLPLAEEYEKIMVVEPAVADSITGENWNKYIFRTGRNSSQDAVAGAASIAEKDVKIATLAQDNAYGREGIEAFKEGAEKLGADIINEQYADPNSTDFTANIQNIIKDKPDYLFIVWAGSNAPWKQLKDMKVEEQGIKISTAAQDINSLKTMDSLMGMSGYSIYYYTLPDNEVNDWLVEKHKGKYDGEVPDLFTAGGMSAAISIVEAIKKTDGDTEAETLIEAMEGMEFETPKGKMKFRPDDHQALQSLYAITLEEEEGVDHPVPVLIRELDMNETEPPVRNK from the coding sequence ATGAAGAAATCTAAGTGGGTCAAAGCAAGCTTCCTGGCGGCGTGTTCGGTCATGTTGATGGCGGGTTGTTCCGGGAAAAGTTCAGGTTCCAGTGACGATACAATCAAAGTGGGTGTACTCGCCTCCCAGACCGGAGCGCTTGAAACGTACGGAAAACAAACGATCCAAGGCTTTGAACTCGGCCTTGAATATGCAACGGACGGTACGAATCAAGTGGATGGGAAGAAAATTGAATTCATCGTGGAGGATACAGAAACAAAGCCTGACGTTGCGGTGAAAAAAGCGACGAAGCTACTTGAAGAAGATGAGGTCGATTTCCTGGTGGGGTCTTCGAGTTCGGGAGATACCCTCGCTGTCCTTCCACTAGCTGAAGAATACGAGAAAATCATGGTGGTTGAACCTGCCGTGGCAGATAGCATCACAGGTGAAAACTGGAATAAATACATCTTCCGGACCGGGCGGAATTCCTCCCAGGATGCGGTCGCAGGTGCTGCATCCATCGCCGAAAAGGACGTGAAGATCGCTACGCTCGCACAGGATAATGCCTATGGGCGGGAAGGGATTGAAGCCTTTAAAGAAGGTGCAGAGAAGCTTGGTGCAGACATTATCAACGAACAATATGCAGATCCGAATTCCACTGACTTCACCGCTAATATCCAAAATATCATCAAGGATAAGCCCGACTACCTCTTTATTGTCTGGGCAGGATCCAATGCGCCCTGGAAACAGCTTAAGGATATGAAAGTCGAAGAGCAGGGCATCAAGATCTCCACGGCCGCTCAGGATATCAATTCCCTGAAAACGATGGACTCCCTCATGGGGATGAGCGGATATTCTATCTATTATTACACGCTGCCTGATAATGAAGTCAATGACTGGCTCGTTGAGAAGCACAAGGGAAAATATGATGGCGAGGTGCCGGATCTGTTCACTGCAGGCGGCATGAGCGCGGCCATCTCCATTGTGGAAGCCATCAAAAAAACCGATGGTGATACCGAAGCAGAGACATTGATTGAAGCCATGGAAGGAATGGAGTTCGAAACGCCTAAGGGGAAGATGAAGTTCCGTCCGGACGACCATCAGGCACTTCAATCCCTCTATGCCATCACGCTTGAAGAGGAAGAAGGGGTCGACCACCCGGTACCGGTCCTCATCAGGGAATTGGATATGAACGAAACGGAGCCACCGGTACGTAATAAGTAA